The following proteins are co-located in the Acinetobacter shaoyimingii genome:
- a CDS encoding McrB family protein yields the protein MNIVILKQWFNDYVESGEEKSWRKDYESTFNKVQEVKQKLNNSYKLSVTKDLEFLSEFLKNDANGVASKGQSNLANDVFDKIIRDSEFLNVIENIIQRPTEEAYKALHSYGEQLLTQYSSTNRPLLFNRACASCTLDVSTLVDANKFNALVRFLNESEIITIPKEIQDNNWYVKNKFLVEQVKTVFKEELETGKTDLFSLNIFLWRIYDRQVSKNFNAKSAVNYLNDRYPNTYTSTKHIAAFKTSQGRELALDPKLKTPIIICDAEPPIELKLLVKKAYSEDDPRHHHLSTHAKSLMLGNKAYYIIVSNRDDLEKLCVWYDGNLDQEKINQFRNQDNNVSKLEKPLNRILFGAAGTGKTYNTINHALSIVDPEYDPQLDRKELKKKFDDYKEQGQIKFVTFHQSFSYEDFVEGIRADTDDNGQLSYEVKDGVFKEICNRAAFKHVSEVYIDKEIDDFVAQISLNEKLLETKTGVEFTVFNSSGKGGISVRTTTQNEIVISKKAIKNYLLDPSENIRSNQAYAWAIARYIKAELDEKFSDNDTRSKNFVLIIDEINRGNISRIFGEIITLIEDSKRQGAEEELSVTLPYSKEEFSVPSNVYIIGTMNSSDRSLTGLDIALRRRFTFVEMPPKPELLIEIEVEGVNVGELLKIINQRIEVLLDRDHCIGHANFMSLNKDRSREHLSAIFKQKIIPQLQEYFFDDWAKINMVLNANGMLKAKPIERSALFPNIESDSEDFFEEQKTWQLVETAFDSIASFSKIIKH from the coding sequence GTGAACATTGTAATACTGAAACAATGGTTCAATGATTATGTTGAGTCAGGCGAGGAAAAGAGTTGGCGTAAAGATTATGAAAGTACTTTTAATAAGGTGCAAGAAGTAAAACAAAAACTGAATAATAGTTATAAATTAAGTGTAACCAAAGATCTAGAGTTTTTAAGTGAATTTCTAAAAAATGATGCTAATGGGGTCGCTTCTAAAGGACAATCAAATCTCGCAAATGACGTGTTTGATAAAATTATTCGAGATAGTGAGTTTCTGAATGTTATAGAAAATATCATTCAACGACCTACTGAAGAGGCATATAAAGCACTGCATAGTTATGGTGAGCAATTACTGACTCAATATAGTAGTACGAATAGACCACTGTTATTTAATCGTGCATGTGCTTCATGTACTTTAGATGTTTCTACATTAGTAGATGCTAATAAATTTAATGCATTAGTTCGTTTTTTAAATGAAAGCGAAATTATTACTATTCCTAAAGAAATTCAAGACAATAATTGGTATGTAAAAAATAAGTTTTTAGTTGAACAAGTAAAGACAGTTTTTAAAGAAGAACTGGAAACAGGTAAAACAGATTTATTTTCACTGAATATCTTTTTATGGCGTATTTATGACAGACAAGTCTCAAAAAACTTTAATGCTAAAAGTGCTGTGAATTATCTCAATGATAGATATCCAAATACGTATACGAGTACAAAACATATAGCAGCGTTCAAGACTTCTCAAGGCCGAGAGTTAGCATTAGATCCTAAATTAAAAACGCCTATCATCATCTGCGATGCTGAACCACCAATAGAACTAAAGTTACTCGTTAAAAAAGCCTATTCAGAAGATGATCCAAGGCATCATCATTTGTCCACACATGCAAAATCACTGATGTTAGGTAATAAAGCATATTATATTATTGTGAGTAATCGCGATGATTTAGAAAAGCTTTGTGTTTGGTATGACGGCAATTTAGATCAAGAAAAAATAAATCAATTTCGAAATCAGGATAATAATGTGAGCAAGTTAGAAAAACCTTTAAACCGTATTCTATTTGGTGCTGCTGGTACAGGTAAAACTTACAATACCATTAATCATGCTTTGTCGATTGTGGATCCAGAATATGATCCACAATTAGATCGTAAAGAATTAAAGAAAAAATTTGATGATTATAAAGAACAAGGTCAAATTAAGTTTGTCACTTTCCATCAGAGTTTTAGCTATGAAGATTTTGTTGAAGGAATTCGGGCTGATACAGATGATAATGGTCAGTTAAGCTATGAGGTGAAAGATGGAGTATTTAAAGAAATTTGTAACAGAGCTGCTTTCAAACATGTATCAGAAGTTTATATAGATAAAGAAATAGATGACTTTGTTGCACAAATTTCTCTAAATGAAAAGCTGTTGGAAACAAAAACAGGCGTGGAATTCACAGTATTTAACAGCTCCGGGAAAGGGGGAATATCTGTGAGAACAACAACACAAAATGAAATTGTGATTTCAAAAAAAGCAATCAAAAATTATTTATTAGACCCTAGTGAAAATATACGAAGTAATCAGGCTTATGCTTGGGCTATTGCTCGTTATATTAAAGCTGAATTAGATGAAAAATTTTCAGATAATGACACTCGCTCAAAAAACTTTGTATTAATCATCGATGAAATTAACCGAGGCAACATTTCCCGTATATTTGGTGAAATCATTACTTTGATTGAGGACTCAAAACGTCAAGGTGCTGAAGAAGAGTTATCAGTAACATTGCCATACTCAAAGGAAGAATTTTCTGTCCCGAGTAATGTTTACATCATTGGCACAATGAATTCATCAGACCGTTCTTTAACAGGTTTAGATATTGCATTGCGCCGTCGCTTTACCTTTGTTGAGATGCCGCCGAAGCCAGAGTTACTGATTGAAATTGAGGTAGAGGGGGTGAACGTTGGTGAGCTGTTAAAGATCATCAATCAACGTATTGAAGTGCTGTTAGACCGTGATCATTGTATTGGTCATGCCAACTTTATGAGCTTAAATAAAGACCGTAGTCGTGAGCATCTATCAGCCATCTTTAAACAAAAAATTATTCCGCAGCTTCAAGAATACTTCTTTGATGACTGGGCGAAAATCAACATGGTATTAAATGCTAACGGTATGTTGAAAGCTAAACCTATCGAACGTTCTGCCTTATTTCCAAATATAGAGAGTGATTCAGAAGACTTCTTTGAAGAACAAAAAACCTGGCAATTGGTGGAGACGGCATTTGATTCAATTGCTAGCTTTAGCAAAATCATTAAGCATTAA
- a CDS encoding McrC family protein encodes MPDFIVREYAFISVAYEGCPKSSLDHAYISEKAFEHLCELSASFSKHGAKVFELAGRRKLKLDQYVGVIETPCATRIEILPKHVELDTDDEESVKRKERNLLQSMLKVSLHLSSREAGAASLNRFKNQPLHEWIITQFLTSFERLIQRGIRFDYNRVQEEQKFLRGQLQHVKYMRQPPAKKHIFPIEHDVYEVNRPENRLIRTALEVVCKKTKDASNWKLAQELRLMTSEIPRSQNIQQDFKQWQSGRLLAAYAEIKLWTELILGEYMPVSTQGNWRGMSLLFPMEKLFENYVAYHLRRNLIRWNVKTQISSQHICFYEEKPIFRLRPDIHIQHKETNQIIVLDTKWKLINKNDRAGRFGLKDGDIQQMFAYSHYYLQHSSQVIIIYPQVTHFDNELEFKFNVESDKALLRAIPFHLDEPKKVLDYLLD; translated from the coding sequence ATGCCTGATTTTATCGTCCGAGAATATGCCTTCATCAGCGTTGCATATGAAGGTTGCCCTAAGTCTAGCTTAGACCATGCTTATATTTCTGAAAAGGCATTCGAGCATCTCTGTGAGCTCTCAGCCTCATTTTCTAAGCATGGTGCAAAAGTGTTTGAACTTGCAGGACGTAGAAAGCTAAAGCTAGATCAATATGTGGGTGTGATTGAAACCCCATGTGCTACACGAATTGAAATTCTACCGAAGCATGTTGAACTCGATACTGACGATGAGGAATCTGTAAAGCGAAAAGAGCGTAATTTACTGCAATCTATGCTGAAGGTATCTTTACATTTGTCATCAAGAGAAGCCGGAGCTGCAAGCCTAAACCGCTTTAAAAACCAACCATTACATGAGTGGATTATTACCCAATTCCTTACCTCTTTCGAGCGATTGATTCAACGTGGTATACGTTTTGACTATAATCGAGTGCAAGAGGAGCAAAAGTTTTTACGTGGGCAATTACAGCATGTGAAATACATGCGTCAGCCACCTGCAAAGAAGCATATTTTCCCGATTGAACACGATGTCTATGAGGTTAATCGACCTGAGAATCGTCTGATTCGCACAGCATTAGAAGTGGTTTGTAAAAAGACCAAAGATGCGAGCAATTGGAAGCTTGCTCAAGAACTACGTTTGATGACTAGTGAAATTCCTCGAAGTCAAAACATTCAGCAGGATTTTAAGCAATGGCAGTCAGGGCGCTTACTTGCTGCGTATGCCGAGATTAAACTTTGGACGGAGCTCATCTTAGGTGAATACATGCCTGTATCTACACAAGGTAATTGGCGTGGCATGAGTTTATTGTTCCCTATGGAGAAGCTGTTTGAAAATTATGTTGCCTATCATTTGCGTCGTAACTTAATTCGTTGGAATGTGAAAACCCAGATATCGAGTCAACATATATGTTTTTATGAAGAAAAGCCTATTTTTAGATTAAGACCTGATATCCATATTCAGCATAAAGAAACGAATCAAATTATTGTCTTGGACACAAAGTGGAAATTGATTAACAAAAATGATCGAGCTGGACGTTTTGGGTTGAAGGATGGTGATATTCAACAGATGTTTGCTTATAGTCATTATTACTTACAGCATTCTAGTCAAGTCATTATAATTTATCCTCAGGTTACACACTTTGATAATGAGTTGGAGTTTAAATTTAATGTTGAAAGTGATAAAGCCCTTTTAAGAGCGATTCCGTTTCATTTGGATGAACCGAAAAAAGTATTAGATTATTTGCTTGATTAG
- a CDS encoding MotA/TolQ/ExbB proton channel family protein produces the protein MQILELESLIYQASKLFLWPVMLLIFLTLIFSLISLGSFVIESILRTSKHYNSVLIKYATQNQLKTSTDDLELWIIKRLEWLRIVSRTAPMLGLIATMIPMGPALLALSSGQAEQVGQNMVVAFSSVILSLVSASICFYILVIRRRWLLEELREYEKEFDSFHQGEA, from the coding sequence ATGCAAATTTTAGAACTCGAAAGTTTAATTTATCAAGCATCTAAACTTTTTCTATGGCCGGTCATGTTGTTGATTTTTTTAACACTTATTTTTTCATTGATTTCTTTGGGAAGTTTTGTGATAGAGAGTATTTTAAGAACCTCAAAACACTACAATTCAGTGCTCATAAAGTACGCAACACAGAATCAACTAAAAACATCTACAGATGACTTAGAGTTATGGATTATCAAGCGTTTGGAGTGGCTGAGAATTGTATCCCGAACTGCACCAATGTTGGGGCTGATCGCAACCATGATCCCAATGGGGCCTGCTTTATTGGCTTTGTCTTCAGGCCAAGCAGAGCAAGTGGGGCAGAATATGGTGGTGGCATTTTCTTCTGTAATTTTATCTTTAGTTTCAGCTTCTATTTGTTTTTATATTTTGGTTATTCGTCGTCGTTGGTTGCTAGAAGAATTACGTGAGTATGAAAAAGAATTTGATAGCTTTCATCAAGGAGAAGCATAA
- a CDS encoding DUF2149 domain-containing protein, with the protein MRFLEHDESDDPMLSVVNLIDLFLVITVILMMLVVQNPLNPFSKNNVMVIENPGEKNMKISFKEGQELKQYESTGQMGEGEGSKAGVTYKLNDGRMIYVPETESKSE; encoded by the coding sequence ATGCGCTTTTTAGAACATGATGAGAGTGATGATCCAATGCTTTCAGTTGTCAATTTGATCGATCTTTTTTTAGTGATAACTGTGATTCTGATGATGTTGGTTGTTCAAAATCCCCTTAATCCATTTTCAAAAAATAATGTCATGGTGATCGAAAACCCAGGTGAAAAGAATATGAAAATTTCATTCAAAGAGGGACAAGAATTAAAACAATATGAATCTACTGGACAAATGGGCGAGGGCGAAGGGAGCAAGGCTGGAGTAACTTACAAGCTCAATGATGGTCGCATGATTTATGTGCCTGAAACCGAATCAAAATCTGAATAA
- the cobN gene encoding cobaltochelatase subunit CobN, translated as MMKSLIRNPIDPIHIQKSLDLNFILGILSIFLCVYFMSNTAFAHTADAQTKVLVLHTDFVANTKFEKLAPIASKQNVQLKHLQVNQNQQAVQQSIQQADVVILDVPRPPDRKQVEELALESLKAQDKAYMTIGGGAPQFQKIPKLFGFKLLDLYYNGGEINFSHYFEAIHLWHSEGKKITFKTQKLPEISIYHTGSQGYFDSVQSYLDWYQQNVTDQKKLAIQAQTAYLVYVFHPSNITNLTSEKIDQLIKLTEQKGIVPIVLLWSESKSKTKLSDFFKDTPITAMVNMTHIQNGQDIVAELKKLNIPMIQSLNFNGNVEQWNNSKSGVPPHLASIFLSLPETWGFSDPLVLSLNDGGQERWIEPQVNVLLDRVIAQSKLKNKANKEKHIGIMFWNYPYGQKNLSASNLNIPLSIENIQKSLKENGYITQLIKETQIIADAQTLLSAYYQHEKLAELEQKELLSYFPVESYLQWLKTLPEQRQQQLQESADIEKLSKHWAVVKRQGELYFAIPSQRYGNLLLLPQPPRGAKVGENYHSQDAVPDPLYLATYLYVQQETDALIHLGTHGTQEWLPGKEKGLAADDYPLLTAGALPIFYPYVQDNIAEAMQAKRRGRAVTVSHQTAPLAPSGLYDELRDMHDLIHQFAQLDDGIVKQQIQGKIIALTEQSGVLKDLNLTKAQVQNDFPQFYNKLHDHLHQLAQQAVPMGLHRFGSSAPEDQRLMIVLQQLDAGYFEALDLDKNEVFNADAETIRKSLAYRYLAHYVLNPPESKGFGWLKSKAADLQVDADVQKIGQSRKLKTYIETAQKNYEYLNADGEMQSLLNALSGGYVLAGAGGDPIRQPESVSGRNLYAFEVNKIPTKAAYEMGQKTFEQMIAQYQQNHPKQYPKKIAFSLWSSETIRHLGVSEGQVLAALGLKPVWDQAGKLVSLDIIPQQALKRPRVDVVIQATSVYRDQFDSFMRLLAGAMAKLSDLNEPNNQIYENAQDIQQALIAQKVDPEQAKALSQLKIFSNEPGEYGSGLTKKTLSYDDWDNEQELANTFLNNLQYAYGVKTWGEKAPVNLFAENLKGVDVAIMSRSSNVHGVLSTDHPFEYLGGLSLAVRSVQGESPELLITDLRQNKAEVTSLKAYLSDELRTHYLNPEWIKSMQKEGYAGTLEVINVTNNLYGWNVTDPSVVRADQWQDMYETYVQDKRELGVNEWFKQHNPSAQLQVLNRIAEAIRQDYWQADDETKREIAEKIQALQKQVNLPLESKKLNEFTQSILKQNVDASSDNSKQVDKAIDQVNLENSPEIQRNIDDKSDDKSTQNHQASGRGLNPTMQTLKEADANQSAQHQSQSSIEIQTPKTYQKNIQNQTHQKVKGQALEQVKKKSETQDYVWLGVFLLSLLVGLGGFKQFMQQRTK; from the coding sequence ATGATGAAATCTTTAATTCGTAATCCAATAGATCCAATTCATATTCAAAAAAGTTTAGATTTGAACTTTATCTTAGGTATTTTGAGCATCTTCTTATGTGTTTATTTCATGTCAAATACTGCTTTTGCACATACAGCAGATGCTCAAACTAAAGTGTTGGTGTTACATACCGATTTTGTTGCCAATACAAAATTTGAAAAACTTGCCCCAATCGCGTCAAAGCAAAATGTGCAATTGAAGCACTTACAGGTCAATCAAAATCAACAAGCTGTTCAGCAATCTATTCAACAAGCGGATGTCGTAATCTTGGATGTTCCGCGTCCACCAGATCGTAAACAGGTTGAAGAACTTGCTCTGGAAAGTTTAAAAGCACAAGACAAAGCGTATATGACCATTGGTGGTGGTGCACCGCAGTTTCAAAAAATTCCCAAATTATTTGGGTTTAAATTATTAGATCTGTATTACAACGGTGGTGAAATCAATTTTTCACACTATTTTGAAGCCATACACCTTTGGCATAGTGAAGGTAAAAAAATCACTTTTAAAACGCAGAAACTACCAGAAATTTCGATTTATCACACTGGATCACAAGGCTATTTTGACAGTGTGCAATCCTATTTAGATTGGTATCAGCAGAATGTCACAGATCAGAAAAAATTAGCGATTCAGGCACAAACAGCCTATTTGGTTTATGTGTTTCATCCAAGCAATATCACCAATTTAACCTCTGAAAAAATTGATCAGCTGATAAAACTGACTGAGCAAAAAGGGATTGTTCCTATTGTATTACTTTGGAGTGAATCGAAAAGTAAAACCAAACTTTCGGATTTTTTTAAGGATACTCCAATCACTGCAATGGTTAATATGACCCATATTCAAAATGGTCAAGATATCGTCGCTGAGTTGAAAAAATTAAATATTCCGATGATTCAAAGTTTAAATTTTAATGGCAACGTCGAACAATGGAACAATTCTAAATCTGGTGTTCCGCCACATTTAGCTTCTATTTTTTTGAGTCTACCAGAAACATGGGGTTTTTCAGATCCTTTGGTACTGTCGTTAAATGATGGTGGTCAAGAGCGTTGGATTGAGCCACAGGTCAATGTGTTACTTGATCGTGTCATTGCACAATCAAAATTAAAAAATAAAGCAAATAAGGAAAAGCACATAGGGATAATGTTTTGGAACTATCCGTATGGACAAAAGAATTTGTCTGCATCTAACTTAAATATTCCTTTGAGCATCGAAAATATTCAAAAAAGTCTAAAAGAAAATGGATATATCACCCAACTGATTAAAGAGACCCAAATTATTGCAGATGCTCAAACCTTATTATCTGCATATTATCAGCATGAAAAATTAGCTGAATTAGAGCAGAAAGAGTTGCTGAGTTATTTTCCTGTTGAGTCCTATCTTCAATGGTTAAAGACTTTACCTGAGCAACGCCAGCAACAATTACAAGAAAGTGCAGATATTGAAAAATTATCAAAACATTGGGCTGTCGTGAAAAGACAAGGTGAGCTTTATTTCGCCATCCCAAGTCAACGTTATGGAAATTTATTGCTACTTCCTCAACCTCCTCGTGGTGCGAAAGTCGGTGAAAATTACCACAGTCAAGATGCTGTTCCAGATCCCTTGTATTTGGCAACTTATTTATATGTGCAACAAGAAACCGATGCGCTGATTCATTTGGGGACACATGGGACACAAGAATGGTTACCTGGAAAGGAGAAAGGCTTAGCGGCTGACGATTATCCATTATTGACTGCTGGCGCTTTACCCATTTTTTATCCCTATGTTCAGGATAATATCGCGGAAGCCATGCAAGCAAAACGCCGTGGTCGTGCAGTGACGGTAAGTCATCAAACTGCACCTTTGGCACCTTCTGGTTTATATGATGAATTACGAGATATGCACGATTTAATTCATCAATTTGCTCAGCTTGATGACGGTATAGTAAAGCAACAGATTCAAGGAAAAATCATCGCTTTAACTGAGCAAAGTGGTGTTCTTAAAGACTTAAATTTAACAAAAGCTCAAGTTCAAAATGACTTTCCACAATTTTATAACAAGCTTCATGATCACTTGCATCAGCTCGCACAACAAGCTGTACCTATGGGGTTACATCGTTTTGGATCGTCTGCACCAGAAGATCAGCGTCTAATGATCGTTTTACAGCAGTTAGATGCGGGCTATTTTGAGGCATTGGATTTAGATAAAAATGAAGTATTCAATGCCGATGCTGAAACGATTCGTAAATCCTTAGCCTATCGTTATTTGGCACATTATGTTTTAAATCCGCCTGAATCCAAAGGTTTTGGGTGGCTTAAATCTAAGGCTGCAGATCTTCAAGTTGATGCTGATGTTCAAAAGATAGGGCAAAGTAGAAAACTAAAAACGTATATCGAAACTGCACAAAAAAATTATGAATATTTAAATGCAGATGGAGAAATGCAAAGTTTATTGAATGCTTTATCTGGGGGCTATGTCTTAGCCGGAGCAGGTGGAGATCCGATTCGTCAGCCTGAAAGTGTCAGTGGACGAAACTTATATGCTTTTGAAGTCAATAAAATTCCGACTAAAGCCGCTTATGAAATGGGACAAAAAACCTTTGAGCAGATGATTGCGCAATATCAGCAAAACCATCCTAAACAGTATCCTAAAAAAATTGCGTTTAGTCTGTGGTCATCGGAAACAATTCGACATTTAGGTGTGTCCGAAGGACAGGTTTTGGCGGCACTTGGTTTAAAACCTGTATGGGATCAGGCAGGAAAACTGGTGAGCTTAGACATTATTCCACAACAAGCGCTTAAGCGACCACGTGTGGATGTTGTGATTCAAGCCACCAGTGTTTATCGAGATCAATTTGATTCTTTTATGCGTTTACTTGCAGGTGCAATGGCGAAACTTTCAGACTTAAATGAACCGAACAATCAGATTTATGAAAATGCCCAGGATATTCAACAAGCATTAATTGCACAAAAAGTTGATCCTGAACAAGCCAAAGCACTATCGCAGCTTAAAATTTTTAGTAATGAGCCTGGAGAATATGGCTCAGGTTTGACGAAAAAAACATTGTCTTATGATGATTGGGATAATGAGCAAGAATTAGCAAATACCTTCTTAAATAACTTGCAATATGCCTATGGCGTTAAAACGTGGGGTGAAAAAGCGCCCGTCAATTTATTTGCTGAAAATTTAAAAGGCGTTGATGTCGCGATCATGTCGCGTTCTTCAAATGTGCATGGTGTGTTATCGACAGATCATCCCTTTGAATATTTAGGGGGATTGTCCTTAGCTGTTCGTTCCGTTCAAGGAGAATCACCCGAATTGCTCATTACGGATTTACGTCAAAATAAAGCTGAAGTGACCTCATTGAAAGCTTATTTATCAGATGAATTGCGTACCCATTATTTAAATCCTGAGTGGATTAAAAGTATGCAAAAGGAGGGTTATGCAGGCACATTGGAGGTAATTAATGTGACCAATAATTTATATGGCTGGAATGTGACAGATCCTTCAGTTGTCCGTGCTGACCAATGGCAAGATATGTATGAAACTTACGTTCAAGATAAACGCGAACTGGGTGTCAATGAATGGTTTAAACAACACAATCCATCAGCACAGCTTCAGGTGTTGAATCGTATAGCGGAAGCGATTCGTCAAGACTATTGGCAAGCTGATGATGAGACAAAACGAGAAATTGCAGAAAAAATTCAAGCGTTGCAAAAACAAGTGAATTTGCCTTTAGAGTCTAAAAAGCTCAATGAATTCACCCAAAGTATTTTGAAGCAAAATGTCGATGCATCTTCAGATAATAGCAAGCAAGTCGATAAAGCAATTGATCAAGTAAACCTTGAAAACTCACCTGAAATACAGCGCAATATAGATGATAAAAGCGATGATAAAAGCACTCAAAATCATCAAGCTTCGGGACGAGGTTTAAATCCAACAATGCAGACTCTGAAAGAAGCCGATGCCAATCAATCAGCTCAACATCAGAGTCAATCTTCTATAGAAATACAAACACCTAAAACATATCAAAAAAATATTCAGAACCAAACGCATCAAAAAGTTAAAGGTCAGGCTTTAGAGCAAGTGAAGAAGAAATCGGAAACACAAGACTATGTGTGGTTGGGTGTCTTTCTGCTGAGTTTATTGGTTGGGCTTGGTGGTTTTAAACAATTTATGCAACAGCGAACGAAATAA
- a CDS encoding TonB-dependent receptor plug domain-containing protein, with translation MRLFLVMGLLISHVVFAEETNTNNHPTHSMNTIVTTASAKKENVHDVMASIDVIDGKQLNERFINDVSDALNDRVGLQNVGIGLNRKSVSIRGMNPSHTLYLVDGQRINSSSSAIAHSDGELNWVPTEAIEQIEVVRGPMSSLYGSEALGGVVNIITKKPIEKWTGSASIQSLWNESNLGGDQYKTSAYLSGPLIENKLGVNLWGEFRKRDALEDPSNARLSKHDEQKNARGHLGVFWQATDQQQIEFISEYGHEDRRDLRGGTRNQYYQVDDEIERTRFGLKHEGQWSWGKSIVQLYQTQFKRESERSDGGDTTSPQKLTDQVASTQFQFDLSNHHLIVGNELRKEKLEDPTVNLKQKDSITHYGIYLQDIWQISDQFKVGFGARGDEHPNFGWELSPKFNIAYQFNDAWTVKAGVGKGYKAPTLKQLSKEFESNAAMGGMGIIRGNPDLKPETNTSYEVGLHFHRDNFETSLGWFRNNVDDLIETQRQPTCSVAGKICLDYVNVAKAELQGIELSAAYQIEPYLHVEANYTYLDAKDKSKNIPLEDRSKHQLNSSVIWQVNDKLQTKLRQQYRSKQFQAVNTPYSQGYTFWHIYADYKVTPNWTIQTGIENLTDKKIGIQPDQLQTFSDAGRRYFVGMNVRF, from the coding sequence ATGCGTCTCTTTTTAGTAATGGGGCTATTGATTAGCCATGTGGTATTTGCAGAAGAAACAAACACCAATAATCATCCAACACATAGTATGAATACGATTGTGACGACAGCATCTGCGAAAAAAGAAAATGTTCATGATGTGATGGCAAGTATTGATGTGATTGATGGTAAGCAACTCAATGAGCGATTCATAAACGATGTTTCAGATGCTCTGAATGATCGAGTAGGTCTGCAAAACGTAGGTATTGGTTTAAATCGCAAAAGTGTTTCTATTCGAGGCATGAACCCTAGTCATACTTTATATCTGGTCGATGGACAACGTATTAATAGTTCATCCTCAGCAATTGCACATTCTGATGGTGAATTAAATTGGGTGCCAACCGAAGCGATAGAGCAGATTGAAGTGGTTCGAGGACCGATGTCTTCACTTTATGGTTCTGAGGCTTTGGGAGGTGTGGTGAATATCATTACTAAAAAGCCGATTGAGAAATGGACAGGATCTGCTTCTATTCAATCGTTATGGAATGAATCTAATTTAGGTGGTGATCAGTATAAAACCAGTGCGTATTTGTCTGGTCCACTGATTGAAAATAAATTAGGTGTTAATCTCTGGGGTGAATTTAGAAAACGAGATGCACTTGAAGATCCTAGCAACGCTCGTTTAAGTAAACATGATGAGCAGAAAAATGCCAGAGGTCATCTGGGGGTATTTTGGCAAGCCACGGATCAACAACAAATTGAGTTTATTAGTGAGTATGGTCATGAAGATCGACGAGACTTAAGAGGGGGGACGCGTAATCAATATTATCAAGTTGATGATGAAATTGAGCGGACTCGATTCGGGTTAAAACACGAAGGTCAATGGAGTTGGGGTAAAAGTATTGTTCAGCTCTATCAGACACAATTCAAAAGAGAAAGTGAGCGCAGTGATGGCGGAGATACGACATCTCCACAAAAATTGACTGATCAAGTTGCATCGACGCAGTTTCAATTTGATTTATCTAATCATCATTTAATAGTGGGTAATGAGCTTCGTAAGGAAAAGTTGGAAGATCCAACGGTCAATTTAAAACAAAAAGACAGTATTACCCATTATGGAATTTATCTACAAGATATTTGGCAAATCTCTGATCAATTTAAAGTTGGATTTGGGGCACGTGGCGATGAACATCCGAATTTTGGTTGGGAATTGAGTCCTAAGTTTAATATAGCTTATCAATTCAACGATGCATGGACAGTTAAGGCAGGTGTTGGTAAAGGGTATAAGGCTCCGACTTTAAAACAGTTGTCTAAAGAATTCGAATCGAATGCGGCAATGGGGGGGATGGGCATTATTCGAGGTAATCCTGATCTTAAGCCTGAAACCAATACTTCTTATGAGGTCGGTCTACATTTCCATCGAGATAATTTTGAAACATCGCTTGGTTGGTTTAGAAACAATGTGGATGATTTGATTGAAACACAGCGCCAACCTACCTGTTCAGTTGCAGGAAAAATCTGTCTAGATTATGTCAATGTGGCAAAGGCTGAATTACAAGGTATCGAGTTGAGTGCTGCTTATCAAATAGAACCGTATTTACATGTGGAAGCCAATTACACCTATTTAGACGCAAAAGATAAAAGTAAAAATATCCCACTTGAAGATCGTTCAAAGCATCAATTGAATAGTTCAGTCATTTGGCAAGTGAATGACAAATTGCAAACAAAGTTGCGTCAGCAATATCGTAGTAAACAATTTCAGGCTGTGAATACACCATATAGCCAGGGTTATACCTTCTGGCACATTTATGCAGATTATAAAGTTACGCCAAATTGGACTATTCAGACAGGAATTGAAAATCTGACGGATAAAAAAATTGGCATCCAACCTGATCAATTACAAACGTTTAGTGATGCTGGACGTCGTTATTTTGTTGGCATGAATGTGAGATTTTAA